One window from the genome of Babylonia areolata isolate BAREFJ2019XMU chromosome 13, ASM4173473v1, whole genome shotgun sequence encodes:
- the LOC143288832 gene encoding uncharacterized protein LOC143288832 — translation MNAKQKEILQAQRSLLSRNIVWNPALASSLKAQSLLTDSMIAQIEAAQGAENKVLVMLDLLPLRTSQVYDKFADALHVSGHALLADFLREEDLSKQPLNVKDLFKRLPFLSKNLKDNEKKQIEAYMSEKIQSAILSHTWQWDTREKDKALVAKQEQLQQAHVHELEMRKKQEQVLEAQRQVKEAREETMAVRAELRALTDNASRLQNQMRGQMDTQMRFSMANDSIAQRTSQRLQTAEETLRAVQDKLTAVVRLSPRDQERDQMRLAENPFAFLPEDVDVFLQQFKKLLVVQLRYEDLLVEKNYILTHLGLPEEKADEDQEPGTLLKAFQDHVSSNEAVVEALRQEAARCGGLLEEMSTSRREEERKLAAAGTVWQNAIMAVMRKQLQDLKAALRKKDSTLGIKDAEVSKLRSKVSELEAALTAKTREAELASRAALAASDLHNGHSDSLDPPTSSASPHTHTTTTGSTSHGLPPLKSAVSHKTCPSPRPALQQRVSRAVVPRGLVMHTDTPPTMYPAGLTTLQLRVDPQPRPVVGAGAGAGPPSSSSTTNPADLRGSSSGVGVGRPPMGSTLGDLRAMHSRYPGLSRGAPGAGGSGLDGGSAPLPSGKTIHTSSPAAARRKIAIKVK, via the exons GCTGCCCAAGGAGCGGAGAACAAGGTCCTGGTGATGCTGGACCTCTTGCCTCTCCGCACCTCCCAGGTGTACGACAAGTTCGCTGACGCGCTGCACGTGTCGGGCCACGCCCTGCTGGCAGACTTCCTCAGGGAAGAGG ACCTGAGCAAACAGCCCCTGAACGTCAAGGACCTGTTCAAACGCCTCCCATTCCTCTCCAAAAACCTCAAGGACAATGAGAAGAAACAAATCGAGGCCTACATGTCCGAAAAG atccagAGCGCCATCCTGTCGCACACGTGGCAGTGGGACACGCGGGAGAAGGACAAGGCCCTGGTGGCCAAACAGGAACAGCTGCAGCAGGCACACGTCCACGAACTGGAGATGAGGAAGAAACAAGAACAG GTACTGGAAGCCCAGAGACAGGTCAAGGAAGCAAGGGAAGAAACTATGGCAGTGAGGGCCGAGTTGAGGGCCCTGACTGACAACGCCAGCAGACTCCAGAACCAGATGAGAgggcagatggacacacagatgCGCTTCAGTATG gcTAACGACAGCATCGCCCAGAGGACCAGCCAACGCCTGCAGACGGCGGAGGAAACCCTGAGGGCGGTGCAGGACAAGCTGACGGCGGTGGTCAGGCTGTCACCGCGGGACCAGGAGCGGGACCAGATGCGGCTGGCCGAGAACCCCTTCGCCTTCCTGCCCGAGGATGTGGACGTCTTCCTGCAGCAGTTCAAGAAGCTACTGGTCGTGCAGCTCAGGTACGAGGACCTGCTGGTGGAGAAGAACTACATCCTGACCCACCTGGGGCTGCCCGAGGAgaag GCGGACGAGGACCAGGAGCCGGGCACCCTGCTGAAGGCTTTCCAGGACCACGTGAGCAGCAACGAGGCCGTGGTGGAGGCCCTGCGCCAGGAGGCGGCCCGCTGCGGAGGCCTGCTGGAGGAGATGTCGACCAGCCGGCGGGAGGAGGAGCGGAAGTTGGCGGCGGCTGGCACCGTGTGGCAGAACGCCATCATGGCCGTCATGAGGAAACAGCTGCAGGACCTCAAGGCCGCCCTGAGAAAGAAGGACAGCACTCTGGGCATCAAG GACGCGGAGGTCAGCAAGCTGAGGTCCAAGGTGTCGGAGCTGGAGGCCGCCCTGACCGCCAAGACCCGGGAGGCGGAGCTGGCCTCACGCGCCGCCCTCGCCGCCAGCGACCTGCACAACGGCCACAGCGACAGCCTGGACCCGcccacctcctccgcctccccccacacccacaccaccaccacgggcAGCACCAGCCACGGCCTGCCCCCACTCAAGTCGGCCGTGTCACACAAGACGTGCCCCAGCCCCAGGCCCGCCTTGCAGCAGCGGGTCAGCAGGGCCGTCGTCCCGCGGGGCTTGGTGATGCACACCGACACCCCGCCTACCATGTACCCGGCCGGACTCACCACCCTGCAGCTGCGCGTGGACCCCCAGCCCCGCCCTGTGGTGggtgcaggggcaggggcagggcctccctcctcctcctccaccaccaaccctGCAGATCTCCGGGGCAGCAgcagcggggtgggggtggggaggccgCCCATGGGATCCACCCTGGGTGACCTGAGGGCCATGCACAGCCGCTACCCGGGCCTGTCCCGGGGCGCACCCGGGGCCGGGGGGTCTGGGCTGGACGGGGGTTCGGCACCCCTGCCCTCCGGCAAGACCATCCACACCTCCTCGCCCGCCGCCGCGCGACGTAAGATAGCTATCAAGGTCAAGTAG